The Amphiprion ocellaris isolate individual 3 ecotype Okinawa chromosome 12, ASM2253959v1, whole genome shotgun sequence region TGGTCTGTTATGATTTCTTACTGTACATACAGCATATACTTATATTGTGCACAAAAagtggcttgtttgtatttctgtaaaCCAACCAAAGTCATTTTGGGCACTAAGTGAAGGATTCAGCTTTGATGTTCCCGAACAATATTGCTGTGTTGAATTGTTGGGGTAGAACATTTGCATATAGAGAGGTGACCAATGTCATTAAAACTGACAGTCCACCAACTGAAAACTAGTAGGGCTAGTTTACAGCACAGTCCAAATTCTTTGCAAATCTTTAATAATACTCTGTTGTTAGCCTGGAAGTTCTTCTTTTCAGTAGAggtggattttgaaaatggtagcATGCAGATAAAGATGGAGATTAAAAGACAACCAATGGAATCCTGCATCTAGTAGGACAGACAAGGTCAAGGATGACTCAAGGTGTTACTGGTTGTAAAACTATCTGGTTGGGAATGTAAATAATTGCTTTATCAGGACCTGACAAGTGGTGTTATAAATCCCCTCCTTTGCTTGGAGATGGCTGTTCCACTTTAGCCATATGATTTGTGGGTGAGAATAAATAGCTTCAAGTCCTCATTAGTCAGTCATAACTGAGGTAACCTCTTAAACAAGTGGTGAAATGTCCTCAAAATCACAACGCAAAagttaattaatcaaaatgtaagtatgaatgaataaaaatttgGGAATACATTAGTCAAAATCTAATATCTGATAAATAATAATCTGATAAATCCAAATGTGGGAACATGATTAATTTTGTGCCTCAAATCAATCTATATTAGTTGGTTTCTAACCCTGGAGAAACTAACTAATATGTGGGCATGAATGACTCAGAATGTAGAAATTAAGTCATCAAACTGTACAAATGAATTAGAACATTGGAACAACTTGCTTCTGTGCATGGAATAGCATGAGGTGCTCTCACTGCACTAAATGTCGATGGCCACTTAACTGCTCTGTAACGAGTCCACcaattaattgaaaatataGACGGGAATCTTGGTAGATcactttgtaaaataaacagtgtATTTCCACTATAATCATTCAGTCATTAGCTAGATATTATTAAAGATCTGAGTTCACAGTGGGTTTTCCCTTAGTTAATACCAGAGTGTAGGACTTTTAAGGGACTGTAAATGAACGTTTGTTCCATTAAAGCCTGTGCCGAATGACTAATGGTAAGGTTCCAGGTGTATCTCTgtattttgaagtttttaatCTGTCAACAGCCTATGGCAACTTGGAGATGTCTGAAGAGAGGTTCTGGTGTTCTAGATTAGACTTGGCATTGAGAAGAaagattacagttaaaaaacaaacagaaaaaacaccatGTACCTTTTTGTCCAGAAGTGTTCCAAACACCAATATGAAGAAACCCTTTATgaagacacacagagaaatgTCAGCTAAGGGGAATTCAATGACATAAGGCAAACTAACCATTTAGAATGCATTAAACCTTAGTAAGTAGTGCAgcataatataaatattagtatAAATATATGAATTGAATTTGTACCTGCAGTGAGTTGAAGAATGCAAATGAATAATGGATTGCAGTGTTGTTTGGGTCAACCAGAGTTCCGACTCCCAGACTCCAAGTTAATCCAAAAAATGGTGTGAGCACAGCCAAACTCCTGGCGATCACCACAAGAACATGCTTCTCACCTGCTTGTGTAGCGTCCCCTGCAACCCTTCTCCTCAACATTTTGTACATCACCACAAGTAGGATCATGAAGTTTATCACCACTATTAACAGTGCAGGGATCACAAATGCTAGTAGAGTCCTGGACGGTTCCCAGTTGAGCCAGCAGACCCCAGTATCTTGAATGTATGTTCCTTTGGCTGCAGTAACAGCTATGGTTATGGTTGCAATGATGAGAGGTGCCCCATAGCCTAGGCAGAATCCAAGAGCCAACATGGATCTTTTAGACAACCCCCCTTCAAATACACTGACTGCACGGTAGAGCAACAGCAAAGCTGAGGCTAACATCCAGAAGAACAGGGCTAGGtagaaaaaatggacaaaaaaggtAGCTGCAGAGCAAGCTGGTGGGTTTTTCTCCTCTGCATCAGAAATGGCTGCCCCAATGATAAACCAAATGTTTGCGGTAAGGAGGGATACTGCAATGTTAACAATGGAGACATGACGTAAGTAGGATGTGTTgttctttcttatttttctccAAACGACTGCTTCAATGATGAGACATATGACCAAGGATACCATGGATATTCCAACTCCAATGTAGGTTACAATGGCCAATCCAGGGTCATCTCGACTGTAGGGAGACATCAGGATGGAGAACGAGGTCAAGTGGTTGCAGTTGCAGGTGACAGTTTCATTGTCGTTGTTGGGTACCAACATGCAGCCCTCATCGTCCCACCCTCCGAGACCGCTGAAGAGGCTGAAATTCCAGAAAACACACTTTGGATCCACCAAGCTATTGTTTCTAATGTCAAACGTGAAAGAAATGTTACTGGTGTTGGTACTTGACTGAACAAGTACAACTCTGCCATTGATAATGTTGAGAGATGAGTTGGCTTCGTCTCTTGCAGGAAGTACGTTGTCCATTGACTCAAAGGTTAACACTGTGATTGATGTATTTCCTCCATCAGGCTCTGTTATGTTTATCTCCACTGACGAGTTAAAGTCAGCATTAAAAGTGTTGTTGAAGGTAGTTTTGTTCAACAGAATGGAAGGTGTCTCAATGTTGAACGTGTCATTGGTAAGGCGCCGTGTTATCGTCTCCAAAGACTGCAATAATATTGAACTGACACTTTCAGGTGGGGGACTGTTACTTCTCATTGATGAGCTGTTTCTGGTGTCATTGCCATTTATAAAGTCCCATGATTCCATTGCTGTGGTGAGAACACCCACAGTCAACAGGACATcctaaatgtaaagaaaataatatatttggTCTGAGAACATGTAATGTTCAGAATTTGTAAAGCACAGCAGAATAATTCACATACCTCCATTGAAGTCCTACTTATTGTGATATTTGTTAATGAAGATGTGGTGGCTAAATTGTTGAGGATGTCAACAATGGCAGTAATGGAGGCGGGAGATTCAATAATTTCTGTAGCGTTGATGACAGTGACATTGCTGAGCTCGTCCAAGAATGCTGGCAGTGAATTgttgttcaaaaactgtatttgaagaaagaaaaataatacattttaccaTACCAATTTCAAGCAACTTGTAGTATTTTTAGATTATCTTTATGCTACAGTCtgtagaacaaaaaaacaaaaacaaaaaagaaatacaatcaTGGTTAACTTTCTTCCTTGAATTCACCTAAACTacaaacaaagacagacactTTCCTAAAAGGTCCGTGATTGATAGGCTCTGGCCAATCATTCGGCACTCTTGGAAAATTACATAACAAAAGgtgttcaaaaacaaaagttttcaATGAAGTGCTGAAGTGTTtacttaaagctgcagtaggcagaaatctggaaaaggaaaaaaaagaaaaaaacctcccaaatagaaaaacaaacaaaatgcttgATTTTGAAAATATCACTTGAAAAAGCCCAGTGACTGACTTGATTCATGGACTACAGTTTCTAGGTCTGAAAACTGAATGAGATGCAGACATCTAGTTTCCTTGAAAGAGCTGGAGAAGTAGCTCACCTCAGACTGCTCGTGCAGATCCTGGATGTGTTGAAGAACACAGTTGTTTTGTCGATCTTCAAAATCACCATTCGCCATACAAACTGCTGTCTTTTCTCCCACCTCGCTGTTTTTGCACTGTGCTACAGCTTTGAAACCTACAGTTCCATTACCAAATTCCGGATGTGAACATACAAATTctggagagaaagaagaaggttTTGAGATCAGTACTTAAAGTAATTACATGAAAACATATCTTGACTTTAATTGTTTTAAATACTCTGTAAAGTTTGGATGAGTACTCACCTTCTGCAGAAAGCTCCAGtataatttctttttcaaatacaGGATTGGTTTTCGTTCGACAGGTGAACTTCCTGGTGTCCTGGTTTGTACAATCAGCAGGAACTGGAAACTGAGCTGTGATCACATTACCCTCTTCCAGAAGCTCAACCTCGTAGGGACTGTTGACAGAGCACCGCAGTGTCACATTTCCAGTCCCACACTTCACATTTTGTCTCACCGGGTTCACTTGGATCTGTGGTGCATCTTTGTGACTGAAGACTCCATTGGACCTTTGTCGGAAAATTGAATTATCTGCCCGTTTCAGCTGACATTCATAGAGTCCTGAAACCAAAGGTGATCAGGTATCAGTTGAAGATCTGTCATTTTTCTCAGATTCTTCAAGTCAAACATTGATTTATCCATGTCACAATTTTGGGAGTGCTCAGGGTTAAGCCTGAGGTGAAGTGATGCTGTAATCCTTTCAGGATTGTGGCTTTGTGGGTCACTTTTATTTTGTGGCAAGTGAGCAACTAGTGTGTAAGAGGAAAAATTCCCAGCAACTGTAAGTAAATGCATGCTGGTCAGAGTGATTCAGTTCCAGTAGCCGGTCACAAATTGTCTAAATAGGCCTACGTTTCAGTCTAAGTTTTCCAGGTGTTATTTATGGTGTTCACTGCCCTAACAGAAAGGAAATAAAGTAATGTTACATTGATCGCTACCCCCCacgcccccccaccccccaacaCTGCAGATTGGtatattttgtttatgtgtAATCTCTTACATGTTGTTTTAAGTGCAATAAAAAATGGCTTAAAGAGCTTAATTTAGAGTAAAAGACACTGGTGCTTAGCGCATTCTCACAAATGCATCTGATGTCCTGACATTATCTAATGGCAAGTAGCCTCATCCAATTTGACCGACAAACTTCTGATACATGTGCAGCCCTAATAGGGAGTTTCATGTTAAACCCCTCATTTGAAAATAGTAATGTAGGCATTCTGTAGGCAGACATTTACACTGACTCACAGCACGTTTGCTGTGTAGCTAGCAAATTAGTGTCTGAGCTGCATCACATCTAATAGCATATCAATGTAACTGAAAATCCCACATCTCACTAGATGCTGTTGCCTTTAATGCCACTGCTGACAATATGTAGAGGTATGGATTATTTCCCTTAAGGTTAATAGCTCAACCACTACTTATTTCCAACAATCATCACATTCTAATTGTTTCTGTGGCCTTCTGTGGTCTTTTAGATGAAGACGTCATGCACTGAGCTGCTGAGCTAATAGCAGTGTTACCTGTGAGTGTAATGCTACAGGATAATAAGTCTGTGACAATACCTGTCTGTATATAAAAATCGATGGAGCCTCGGTGACGTCACCCATTGATTTTAGTCTCACTCTGAACTCCAAGATAATACAACAATAAGCAGAGAAATAAAGCTGAGTTAACCCTTTTAGCACTATAATACTAATTTCCTCATTTCCACTCATTTCCTTCCTTTCCCCACACGGCACTCAATCATTACCATAATAGCACCAGAAAGCCCCATTTCACAGCTTTCAGGGGCAGTctgaatgattaaaattgcacgaAGTAGTGAGAAGTTACAGTAATTGGAAATACACATGCGCCGCAGTGTTACCAGTGATCcctgtggttttaaaagggTTAAGCTGAGGCGGACAGGACTTTAATTACCTGCATAATTTTAAAACTTAATAAATTTTGAACAGGTGAGTTAAATAAAAGTTCATCACATGTATTGTTGTCATGAATGTGCAAATTAGAGAGACCAAAACTATTTTTTGTACAAGGCTGTaggaatgtttatttctgcagtagagatgggcattttaacatgggagtCTATGGGCATTGATTTGCTTTTGgaaccagcctcaagtggcctttcaaggaactgcagttgtTGGTATTTTTGAATTGGCTTCAGTTTTCAATTTATTCTTTAACCCCAGAGTTTGCTTACTGGTGACGGTGAGTTAAAATAGTTTCGCTGTGCAAAGTCTGCTCTTGGGATGTATGCCACACTGCAGTTTGTCTACTTTGTGCTCTACTCCTTAGCAAAGACTAAAACCAAGAGAATTTATATTTCCTCGACGACTTTTCTCAACTCCCTGTAGGTGTTAGGTTCATATCTGACTGCTGTTTTACCTCATGGTAACACAACAGTCTGAAGAATACTAGAATGTATTCATGAATGGCAGGCCATAGTGAAAGCAGTCTATTGGTGCCTTTACCAGTGACAACATTATTTATATGGCAGTATACATTGATATATTTCAACctgcagatttaatttttttgggtACGGTCTTGAACAAAGGCTAATTTGCTGTACTGCAGTCAGAcacattcttttttttagtaattgtGTGTCAAGCTAAATGATGGATGCAGTGACAGTGTTGGTTTATGCACTGTTTTGAATTTGCATAAGTTAATGCACCAAGAAAACACTCCTTTGCACTACTTTCTTCTTTTCACTTACTGTTAGATTACTTTCATCTGTTTGTGATTTAGGAATGTCACCACTGTCTACATTACACTCCATGTATTTCTTACCATTATCAGTAATAAAAAATCTGGGCACAGTTAATGTTGCTGCTCCATCCTGAATTGAAAAGCTGTGTTCTGTATCTTCATTGATGAGCACACTGTTACGTCTCCATTCTGCAGTCCAGCTGGTACCAAAACTGAGATCTTCTGGTGGAGGGCCACATGTCACAGTCACACTCTGCTCTAAAAATACGTCAGTTGGATTAAACTGTAAGGGTGTCTCACCTTTAAATAAAGCAGACACAACGTTTAGCCAGTTATTATACAATAATCTGTATACAAAGATCAGATACTTCTGACCTGacaaatgttgcaaatgtgacattaaaataaactgcaacTGTATAAGCCTGACTTACTGTCAAATATCATAGGGTATTCTGCTACCAGCTCTTTAAATATGCCAGTTTTTAGTGCgtcagtttgatttttttcaatagATGGAGCACTGACAGCATAAGCAGCGATGGTGCTTCCACTCCTGCAGTACAGAATTGAATCTCAGTGAAAATCCAACCACCAACAGATATAATGTTGTTCATTTAGGACCTGCTCTGGAAATTTGTTGTCAATCATCATTACCCATCTATTAAAAAAGCATTCTACACAATGTAAGGTTAGTACCCAAACTTTAAATTCCTACGAACTTGgagaaaaaagaatgaaaatgcaTCAACGCCGTACTTAATACACACTAAATCCACAAACAGGGCTAAGATTCTGAAGCTATGCTAGCTGCTCTGTGAGGATGCTAGGCTGCACAGAGAGGTCCCATAGTGTGGAAATCAAGTCTTATATAGTCTTGTGTTTGTAATAAATTTGGAGGTGTAAAGTAAAAGTAGTTAAGATATAAAGATGCTCAGTTCTGTCCTCTCCTCAATCCCCACCACAACCAGATAGCCAGCTAGCTTTACAAGTTTACAAGTCTTACTGCACTCCCAGCATCAGAAGAACTTTATTACTGATGCCAGTGTTGACACAAGAATAGGAAAATCCATTTGCAACTGATGTGGCTAATATTAGCTTTGATTGTTTGCCCAgtagtcagagctctgtggaaactgtaaagCCTGGGAACATTCAAAGATGGTGGAAACCCTAAGACAAgccaaaaatgtaattatcatGGCACGGCAATGAGAAGAAACAAGAGTGCAGGGTATACTAGCAATGTGGTCCTGAGGTATAGTCCAAGTCCTGAAAATTAGCTAAATTTTATATTCCCACTTAATCTCCAAACCCGATTTAAtactaaaagacaaaagaataaaactggACTTACCTTAAGCCAATTATCCGTGCTGAACATAGATTTGGGATGTGTGCCCTGGACTGTGTTTGAATCTGTTTGAGACAGTGACATTAGCAAACCAGGATTATTAAATACCATAACTATCTAGTGGATCAACACTGTGAAACAACTCTATTCCAGACACAGAAGATGCATAAAACTTACAGCATTATCAATGCTTTGGTAAACTGAATTGCTCATATCACTGTATGCAGGACTGAAATCAATGTTTATGGTAAGGGTCAAGTTTTCCTCTTGAACTGGAacatttgctgttgttgtcGTCACTGGCACTGTTGTTGTCGCTGCTGTTGTTGTCATCACTGGTGTTGTGTTGATCATTGGTGTTGCTGTGTTCATCActggtgttgttgtgttgatcactggtgttgttgtgttcatcactggtgttgttgtgttgatcattggtgttgttgtgttcatcactggtgttgttgtgttgatcattggtgttgttgtgttcatcactggtgttgttgtgttgatcaTTGGTGTTGTGTTCATCACTGGTGTTGTGTTGATCATTGGTGGTGTTGTGTTCATCACTGGTGTTGTTGTGTTCATCACTGGTGTTGTGTTCATCActggtgttgttgtgttgatcaTTGGTGTTGCTGTGTTCATCActggtgttgttgtgttgatcattggtgttgttgtgtttatcaccggtgttgttgtgttgatcactggtgttgttgtgttgatcaCTGGTGTTGCTGTGTTCATCActggtgttgttgtgttgatcaTTGGTGTTGTGTTCATCACTGGTGTTGCTGTGTTCATCActggtgttgttgtgttgatcattggtgttgttgtgttcatcactggtgttgttgtgttcatcactggtgttgttgtgttgatcattggtgttgttgtgttgatcactggtgttgttgtgtttatcaccggtgttgttgtgttgatcactggtgttgttgtgttgatcaCCGGTGTTGCTGTGTTCATCActggtgttgttgtgttgatcaCTGGTGTTGCTGTGTTCATCACTGGTGTTGTGTTGATCATTGGTGTTGTGTTCATCACTGGTGTTGTTGTGTTCATCACTGGTGTTGCTGTGTTCATCActggtgttgttgtgttgatcactggtgttgttgtgttcatcactggtgttgttgttgataaaactgcaaataaaataaatccacaACAGTTAGCACCAATTAAAACTATTTTAGgtattttgggggtttttgCCTCCAtccaaaacacagcaaaatgttttttgtacaGAAATTGGTGGTGGACATGGAGTGGCATCTGGGGAGCGATACTAAGAGTAGCTcgtaatatttttatttcaacagCTACAAAACAGCAATGCTTACTTATAATTGGTTCACAGAAGGTTCCGTCAGAGGGAAGCCCATTAATGCAACCACAGGTCTGTGTGGTAGTGTTACTGCATGGCCTGTAGGTGTCACACTTGTCCCACGGCCAAGCAAACTCTTCCTCACATCGACACTGCAGTTCTCCAGTTGAGTTTGGATAGCACCCTTTACAAATTTCCAAGCGACAGTTTACACATCattcattaattaaaaacagCCTTAAATACAACAACCaggtacaaaaacaaataaagataaaggTTCTTACCTGTGGTGAAATTTATGGTTGTTAGTTGTAGTGACTCCGAAAGGTTTTGGGGAAAGGAGAAACTTCTCAGAGTTTGCCTGAATATATCAATGAAATTTGACGGCACAATGTAAACTGGGATGCACACGTCAATGACTATTTCCAAGTCCACTGGGTCTGTGGCAGGTGACAGGTGAAAATACATCACACAAACCTGTCACAATCATGCAATACAATGTTCACATGAAAATGTTAACCACCGGCATCCAGTTTGTCCATAATGTCTCTATCCTGTTAGTACATTTGCAATCCAATTCTGCACTGATCTCCTTCAcactatttttaaaactttagttGCTTGTGCTTAAAATTAGTGTTTCAGAAGGCAAATAAGACAGTTATAGTGTTATAACAGATGTAAGAGGAGCTTTGTAGGTGTTTAGGTTTTACAGTTTCAGGTGTCATACCGTTTGGTGTTGTAGTTGATGGGGTTGTCactatgaaaatgaaatgaaaaaaaacagcaggg contains the following coding sequences:
- the LOC111567863 gene encoding adhesion G protein-coupled receptor F5-like isoform X4, which translates into the protein MIFTDTHLNRFKTKTEHQHNFNSLEFPCDLEDNRQLTFRMALPKTVGYMVVLLVICTSLENQDYRKSLNVFFQESLSSKTSSIHAREKRQMWTVSTPASLNSMDYEVQAVIRISDVENIRLILATLTFPLQIDNSTEITNTETTTVCSVHTTGYQCTCEESFAWSYNSCINHEACDAIVGDTCGCINGLPADGQYCQSNTSTVTTPSTTTPNDPVDLEIVIDVCIPVYIVPSNFIDIFRQTLRSFSFPQNLSESLQLTTINFTTGCYPNSTGELQCRCEEEFAWPWDKCDTYRPCSNTTTQTCGCINGLPSDGTFCEPIIILSTTTPVMNTTTPVINTTTPVMNTATPVMNTTTPVMNTTPMINTTPVMNTATPVINTTTPVMNTATPIQTQSRAHIPNLCSARIIGLRSGSTIAAYAVSAPSIEKNQTDALKTGIFKELVAEYPMIFDSETPLQFNPTDVFLEQSVTVTCGPPPEDLSFGTSWTAEWRRNSVLINEDTEHSFSIQDGAATLTVPRFFITDNGLYECQLKRADNSIFRQRSNGVFSHKDAPQIQVNPVRQNVKCGTGNVTLRCSVNSPYEVELLEEGNVITAQFPVPADCTNQDTRKFTCRTKTNPVFEKEIILELSAEEFVCSHPEFGNGTVGFKAVAQCKNSEVGEKTAVCMANGDFEDRQNNCVLQHIQDLHEQSEFLNNNSLPAFLDELSNVTVINATEIIESPASITAIVDILNNLATTSSLTNITISRTSMEDVLLTVGVLTTAMESWDFINGNDTRNSSSMRSNSPPPESVSSILLQSLETITRRLTNDTFNIETPSILLNKTTFNNTFNADFNSSVEINITEPDGGNTSITVLTFESMDNVLPARDEANSSLNIINGRVVLVQSSTNTSNISFTFDIRNNSLVDPKCVFWNFSLFSGLGGWDDEGCMLVPNNDNETVTCNCNHLTSFSILMSPYSRDDPGLAIVTYIGVGISMVSLVICLIIEAVVWRKIRKNNTSYLRHVSIVNIAVSLLTANIWFIIGAAISDAEEKNPPACSAATFFVHFFYLALFFWMLASALLLLYRAVSVFEGGLSKRSMLALGFCLGYGAPLIIATITIAVTAAKGTYIQDTGVCWLNWEPSRTLLAFVIPALLIVVINFMILLVVMYKMLRRRVAGDATQAGEKHVLVVIARSLAVLTPFFGLTWSLGVGTLVDPNNTAIHYSFAFFNSLQGFFILVFGTLLDKKVQSEIAIKPQRSRSGTRSTSGGNSSSGLGFLWKWRQGRDGYNMSSDASSENHSLSNT
- the LOC111567863 gene encoding adhesion G protein-coupled receptor F5-like isoform X2: MIFTDTHLNRFKTKTEHQHNFNSLEFPCDLEDNRQLTFRMALPKTVGYMVVLLVICTSLENQDYRKSLNVFFQESLSSKTSSIHAREKRQTSLNSMDYEVQAVIRISDVENIRLILATLTFPLQIDNSTEITNTETTTVCSVHTTGYQCTCEESFAWSYNSCINHEACDAIVGDTCGCINGLPADGQYCQSNTSTVTTPSTTTPNDPVDLEIVIDVCIPVYIVPSNFIDIFRQTLRSFSFPQNLSESLQLTTINFTTGCYPNSTGELQCRCEEEFAWPWDKCDTYRPCSNTTTQTCGCINGLPSDGTFCEPIIILSTTTPVMNTTTPVINTTTPVMNTATPVMNTTTPVMNTTPMINTTPVMNTATPVINTTTPVMNTATPVINTTTPVINTTTPVINTTTPVINTTTPMINTTTPVMNTTTPVMNTTTPMINTTTPVMNTATPVMNTTPMINTTTPVMNTATPVINTTTPVINTTTPVINTTTPMINTTTPVMNTATPMINTTTPVMNTTPVMNTTTPVMNTTPPMINTTPVMNTTPMINTTTPVMNTTTPMINTTTPVMNTTTPMINTTTPVMNTTTPVINTTTPVMNTATPMINTTPVMTTTAATTTVPVTTTTANVPVQEENLTLTINIDFSPAYSDMSNSVYQSIDNAIQTQSRAHIPNLCSARIIGLRSGSTIAAYAVSAPSIEKNQTDALKTGIFKELVAEYPMIFDSETPLQFNPTDVFLEQSVTVTCGPPPEDLSFGTSWTAEWRRNSVLINEDTEHSFSIQDGAATLTVPRFFITDNGLYECQLKRADNSIFRQRSNGVFSHKDAPQIQVNPVRQNVKCGTGNVTLRCSVNSPYEVELLEEGNVITAQFPVPADCTNQDTRKFTCRTKTNPVFEKEIILELSAEEFVCSHPEFGNGTVGFKAVAQCKNSEVGEKTAVCMANGDFEDRQNNCVLQHIQDLHEQSEFLNNNSLPAFLDELSNVTVINATEIIESPASITAIVDILNNLATTSSLTNITISRTSMEDVLLTVGVLTTAMESWDFINGNDTRNSSSMRSNSPPPESVSSILLQSLETITRRLTNDTFNIETPSILLNKTTFNNTFNADFNSSVEINITEPDGGNTSITVLTFESMDNVLPARDEANSSLNIINGRVVLVQSSTNTSNISFTFDIRNNSLVDPKCVFWNFSLFSGLGGWDDEGCMLVPNNDNETVTCNCNHLTSFSILMSPYSRDDPGLAIVTYIGVGISMVSLVICLIIEAVVWRKIRKNNTSYLRHVSIVNIAVSLLTANIWFIIGAAISDAEEKNPPACSAATFFVHFFYLALFFWMLASALLLLYRAVSVFEGGLSKRSMLALGFCLGYGAPLIIATITIAVTAAKGTYIQDTGVCWLNWEPSRTLLAFVIPALLIVVINFMILLVVMYKMLRRRVAGDATQAGEKHVLVVIARSLAVLTPFFGLTWSLGVGTLVDPNNTAIHYSFAFFNSLQGFFILVFGTLLDKKVQSEIAIKPQRSRSGTRSTSGGNSSSGLGFLWKWRQGRDGYNMSSDASSENHSLSNT
- the LOC111567863 gene encoding adhesion G protein-coupled receptor F5-like isoform X3 — its product is MALPKTVGYMVVLLVICTSLENQDYRKSLNVFFQESLSSKTSSIHAREKRQMWTVSTPASLNSMDYEVQAVIRISDVENIRLILATLTFPLQIDNSTEITNTETTTVCSVHTTGYQCTCEESFAWSYNSCINHEACDAIVGDTCGCINGLPADGQYCQSNTSTVTTPSTTTPNDPVDLEIVIDVCIPVYIVPSNFIDIFRQTLRSFSFPQNLSESLQLTTINFTTGCYPNSTGELQCRCEEEFAWPWDKCDTYRPCSNTTTQTCGCINGLPSDGTFCEPIIILSTTTPVMNTTTPVINTTTPVMNTATPVMNTTTPVMNTTPMINTTPVMNTATPVINTTTPVMNTATPVINTTTPVINTTTPVINTTTPVINTTTPMINTTTPVMNTTTPVMNTTTPMINTTTPVMNTATPVMNTTPMINTTTPVMNTATPVINTTTPVINTTTPVINTTTPMINTTTPVMNTATPMINTTTPVMNTTPVMNTTTPVMNTTPPMINTTPVMNTTPMINTTTPVMNTTTPMINTTTPVMNTTTPMINTTTPVMNTTTPVINTTTPVMNTATPMINTTPVMTTTAATTTVPVTTTTANVPVQEENLTLTINIDFSPAYSDMSNSVYQSIDNAIQTQSRAHIPNLCSARIIGLRSGSTIAAYAVSAPSIEKNQTDALKTGIFKELVAEYPMIFDSETPLQFNPTDVFLEQSVTVTCGPPPEDLSFGTSWTAEWRRNSVLINEDTEHSFSIQDGAATLTVPRFFITDNGLYECQLKRADNSIFRQRSNGVFSHKDAPQIQVNPVRQNVKCGTGNVTLRCSVNSPYEVELLEEGNVITAQFPVPADCTNQDTRKFTCRTKTNPVFEKEIILELSAEEFVCSHPEFGNGTVGFKAVAQCKNSEVGEKTAVCMANGDFEDRQNNCVLQHIQDLHEQSEFLNNNSLPAFLDELSNVTVINATEIIESPASITAIVDILNNLATTSSLTNITISRTSMEDVLLTVGVLTTAMESWDFINGNDTRNSSSMRSNSPPPESVSSILLQSLETITRRLTNDTFNIETPSILLNKTTFNNTFNADFNSSVEINITEPDGGNTSITVLTFESMDNVLPARDEANSSLNIINGRVVLVQSSTNTSNISFTFDIRNNSLVDPKCVFWNFSLFSGLGGWDDEGCMLVPNNDNETVTCNCNHLTSFSILMSPYSRDDPGLAIVTYIGVGISMVSLVICLIIEAVVWRKIRKNNTSYLRHVSIVNIAVSLLTANIWFIIGAAISDAEEKNPPACSAATFFVHFFYLALFFWMLASALLLLYRAVSVFEGGLSKRSMLALGFCLGYGAPLIIATITIAVTAAKGTYIQDTGVCWLNWEPSRTLLAFVIPALLIVVINFMILLVVMYKMLRRRVAGDATQAGEKHVLVVIARSLAVLTPFFGLTWSLGVGTLVDPNNTAIHYSFAFFNSLQGFFILVFGTLLDKKVQSEIAIKPQRSRSGTRSTSGGNSSSGLGFLWKWRQGRDGYNMSSDASSENHSLSNT